Proteins from one Saccharomyces eubayanus strain FM1318 chromosome XI, whole genome shotgun sequence genomic window:
- the LHS1 gene encoding Hsp70 family chaperone LHS1, producing the protein MRGVLKLLLFATFIITGSLAAVLGIDYGQQNIKAIVVSPQAPVELVLTPEAKRKEISGLSIKRLPGFKKNDPNAVERVYGSAVGSLATRFPQNTLLHLKPLLGKSLEDESSVTLYLKEHPGLDMVPTNRSTIAFAVDGVEYPLEELVAMNVXEIINRADSLLKDRDPRTEDFVDKVSITVPDFFGQYQRNALLDVSSIATGIKETYLVSEGMSIAVNFVLKQRHFPPGELQHYIVYDMGSGSTKASMFSILQPEDINEPITIEFEGYGYNPHLGGAKFTMDIGSLIENKFLENHPTIRTDELHANPKALAKINQAADKAKLILSANSEASINIESLISDIDFHTSVTRQEFEEFIEDSLLEIVKPVNDALAEQFGNYKTNLSDVNGVILAGGSTRIPIVQEQLVKFVSEEKILRNVNADESAVNGVIMRGIKLSDSFKTKPLNVIDRSVNTYSYKLSSESDLHDVFIKGSVYPNNTFALTNSSDSIPESFTIDLFENEKLFETYKVNSAVVKNSYASEKCPAGVAYNITFGLSSDRLFSVQEVSCICLNENDVDESKQTRNRNTRLNIASKETEIQRLSTPELLNLHNHVKLLDKQDNKRFQLQENLNILESDLYDARNLLMDDEIVQNGPKSQVEKLSEMVRVYLDWLEDASFDTDPQDIISRIREIGILKKKIELYLEYSKEPLNSEQFKGMLEEGNELLQAVEKHKNTVEGFLSEFETAYIDTIENVREEFKKTKYPAYISKALSTWEEALTSFKGSITEIEALLAKNLFGEDLRERLFEIKLRFDTYRASLEEKLHFIKSGDESRLNEIKKLHLRKFRSQKRKEEKLKRKLEQEKSERNNQTEPVINNSTNKEDTPVNDKTTESNPSFKNDILHDEL; encoded by the coding sequence ATGCGAGGCGTTTTAAAACTGTTGCTTTTTGCAACTTTTATCATCACAGGATCTTTGGCAGCCGTTTTAGGTATTGACTATGGCcaacaaaatatcaaagcTATTGTAGTCTCACCACAGGCTCCAGTAGAGCTTGTGCTTACTCCAGAAGCCAAACGTAAGGAAATATCTGGCctttcaataaaaagatTACCTGGTTTCAAGAAGAACGACCCAAATGCAGTTGAAAGAGTTTACGGTTCCGCTGTGGGAAGTTTGGCAACGAGGTTTCCCCAAAACACGTTGTTACATTTGAAACCATTGCTTGGCAAGTCATTGGAGGATGAAAGCAGCGTGACTTTGTACTTGAAGGAACATCCTGGCTTAGATATGGTACCAACTAATAGAAGCACTATTGCATTTGCAGTTGATGGTGTGGAGTACCCATTGGAAGAATTAGTGGCAATGAACGTTYAAGAGATTATCAATAGAGCTGATTCGCTGTTGAAGGATAGAGATCCTAGAACAGAAGACTTTGTAGACAAGGTAAGTATTACAGTTCCCGACTTTTTCGGCCAGTACCAAAGAAATGCACTCCTTGACGTCAGCTCCATCGCAACTGGCATTAAAGAGACGTATCTAGTTAGTGAAGGTATGTCTATTGCTGtcaattttgttttgaagcAACGCCATTTCCCACCAGGTGAATTACAGCACTACATTGTTTATGATATGGGAAGCGGGTCTACTAAAGCTTCAATGTTTTCTATATTGCAACCCGAGGACATCAATGAGCCAATTACCATAGAGTTTGAAGGGTATGGTTACAATCCACATTTGGGCGGTGCAAAATTTACTATGGATATTGGTAGCTTGATAGAAAATAAGTTCTTGGAAAATCACCCCACCATTAGAACCGATGAGTTGCATGCTAATCCTAAGGCTTTAGCCAAAATCAACCAGGCGGCAGACAAGGCAAAATTAATATTAAGTGCTAACTCTGAGGCTTCTATCAATATAGAGTCTTTGATTAGTGACATTGACTTTCACACTTCTGTGACTAGACAAGAATTCGAAGAATTTATTGAAGACTCGTTGTTGGAAATAGTCAAGCCAGTAAACGATGCTCTGGCCGAACAATTTGGTAACTACAAGACCAATTTATCCGACGTAAACGGTGTGATTTTGGCAGGTGGTTCTACCCGTATTCCAATTGTGCAAGAACAATTAGTCAAGTTTGTATCCGAAGAGAAGATATTGAGGAATGTCAATGCTGACGAATCAGCTGTAAATGGTGTCATTATGAGGGGTATTAAGCTATCTGATTCATTCAAGACTAAACCATTAAACGTCATTGATCGTTCTGTAAATACTTACTCTTACAAACTATCAAGTGAATCCGACTTGCatgatgtttttattaAGGGAAGTGTTTATCCGAACAATACTTTCGCATTGACAAACTCAAGTGATTCCATTCCTGAAAGCTTTACCATTGacttatttgaaaatgagaaGCTATTTGAAACGTACAAAGTGAATTCTGCGGTGGTAAAGAACTCTTATGCCTCCGAGAAGTGTCCTGCCGGAGTAGCGTATAACATTACTTTCGGTTTGTCCAGTGACAGATTATTTTCTGTCCAAGAAGTTAGCTGCATTTGCCTAAACGAAAATGACGTAGATGAATCAAAGCAAACTAGAAATAGAAATACTCGGTTAAACATTGCCTCCAAGGAAACCGAAATTCAGAGGCTGTCTACTCCCGAGCTTCTGAATTTGCACAATCATGTCAAATTACTCGACAAACAGGATAATAAAAGATTTcaattacaagaaaatttaaacaTCCTCGAGAGCGACTTATACGATGCTAGAAACCTGTTAatggatgatgaaattgTACAAAATGGACCGAAATCTCAAGTAGAGAAATTGTCAGAAATGGTCAGAGTATATTTAGATTGGCTTGAGGATGCATCTTTTGACACTGATCCTCAAGACATAATCAGCAGAATCAGAGAGATTGgaatattaaaaaagaaaatagagtTATACTTGGAATATTCGAAGGAACCCCTGAACTCCGAACAGTTTAAAGGAATGcttgaagaaggaaatgaaTTATTACAGGCTGTGGAAAAACACAAAAACACTGTTGAAGGGTTTTTGAGTGAATTTGAAACTGCGTACATAGATACGATAGAAAATGTTCGGGAAGAGTTCAAAAAGACTAAATACCCGGCATATATTTCCAAAGCACTGTCTACTTGGGAAGAAGCCCTAACCTCTTTTAAAGGTTCCATTACCGAGATCGAAGCACTTTTGGCCAAAAACTTATTCGGTGAAGATCTCCGAGAGCGCctatttgaaataaaattgAGATTCGACACGTATCGTGCCAGCTTAGAGGAAAAACTGCATTTTATTAAAAGCGGTGATGAAAGTCGTTTGaatgaaataaagaagTTACATTTGCGCAAGTTCCGTTctcaaaagagaaaggaggaaaaattgaaaagaaaacttgaacaagaaaaaagcgAAAGGAATAACCAAACAGAACCGGTAATAAACAATTCGACTAATAAGGAGGATACTCCTGTTAACGATAAAACTACTGAATCAAATCCATCATTTAAGAATGACATTCTGCATGATGAATTATAG